Proteins from a single region of Thamnophis elegans isolate rThaEle1 chromosome 17, rThaEle1.pri, whole genome shotgun sequence:
- the PRPF3 gene encoding U4/U6 small nuclear ribonucleoprotein Prp3 isoform X2, whose protein sequence is MDVFGDDSEISKESSGVKKRRIPRFEEVEEEPEVIPGPPTESPGMLTKLQIKQMMEAATRQIEERKKQLSFISSPAPQPKAPSTTPPERLPIGNTIQPSQAATFMNDAIEKARKAAELQARIQAQLALKPGLIGNTNMVGLANLHAMGITPPAEIRHMGSNVQSPYTRKVELKDQSKPTPLILDEQGRTVDATGKEVELTHRMPTLKANIRAVKREQFKQQLKEKPSEDMESNTYFDARVSAAPAQRPKRTFRFHDKGKFEKIAQRLRTKAQLEKLQAEISQAAKKTGIHTSTKLALITPKKEVKEGDIPEVEWWDSYIIPNGMDIKATDLLKREDYFGITNLVEHPAQLSPPVDSDLPVTLGVYLTKKEQKKLRRQTRREAQKELQEKVRLGLMPPPEPKVRISNLMRVLGTEAVQDPTKVEAHVRAQMAKRQKAHEEANAARKLTVEQRKAKKVKKLKEDISQGVHIAVYRVRNLGNPAKKFKIEANASQLYLTGVVVLHKDVNVVVVEGGPKAQKKFKRLMLHRIKWDEQTSNTKGDDDDESDEESMKKTNKCSLVWEGTAKERSFGEMKFKQCPTENMAREHFKKHGTEHYWDLALSESVLEPTD, encoded by the exons GATGTGTTTGGGGATGACTCAGAGATTTCTAAGGAGTCCTCCGGAGTCAAGAAACGGCGGATCCCCCGctttgaggaggtggaggaagagccCGAGGTCATCCCCGGCCCACCCACCGAAAGCCCAGGGATGCTGACCAAGCTTCAG aTCAAGCAAATGATGGAGGCAGCAACACGGCAGATTGAGgagaggaagaaacagctgagttTCATCAGCTCCCCGGCTCCTCAG CCTAAAGCTCCGTCAACCACCCCGCCTGAGCGCCTGCCGATTGGGAACACCATCCAGCCCTCGCAGGCAGCCACTTTCATGAATGACGCCATTGAGAAGGCCCGGAAAGCAGCAGAATTGCAAGCCCGGATCCAGGCTCAGCTGGCCCTGAAACCAGGACTGATCGGGAACACCAACATGGTGGGACTGGCCAACCTGCACGCCATGGGCATCACCCCCCC GGCAGAAATACGCCACATGGGCAGCAACGTCCAATCCCCGTATACACG GAAGGTGGAGCTGAAAGACCAGAGCAAACCAACGCCGCTGATTCTAGACGAGCAAGGCCGCACGGTGGATGCCACCGGTAAGGAGGTGGAGCTGACCCACCGCATGCCAACTCTAAAGGCCAACATCCGGGCCGTGAAGAGGGAGCAGTTCAAGCAGCAGCTGAAGGAGAAGCCCTCGGAGGACATGGAGTCCAACACTTATTTTGACGCCCGGGTCTCGGCTGCCCCAGCTCAGCGGCCAAAGAGGACTTTCAGGTTTCATGACAAGGGAAAGTTTGAAAAAATAGCCCAACGGCTGCGGACGAAG GCTCAGTTAGAGAAACTCCAGGCAGAGATCTCACAAGCTGCCAAGAAGACGGGAATTCACACCTCGACCAAATTGGCCCTCATCACCCCCAAAAAGGAGGTGAAAGAGGGGGACATTCCTGAGGTGGAGTGGTGGGACTCCTACATCATCCCCAACGGCATGGACAT aaAAGCCACCGATCTGCTTAAGCGGGAGGACTATTTTGGCATCACGAACTTGGTGGAGCATCCGGCTCAGCTCAGCCCTCCAG TGGACAGTGACCTGCCGGTGACCCTTGGGGTTTACCTGACCAAaaaagagcagaagaagcttcgcCGCCAGACCCGACGGGAAGCCCAGAAGGAGCTGCAGGAGAAAGTGCGGCTCGGCCTGATGCCCCCTCCGGAGCCGAAAG TCAGAATCTCCAACCTGATGCGAGTTTTGGGGACAGAAGCTGTCCAAGACCCAACCAAAGTAGAAGCCCATGTCCGGGCACAGATGGCAAAGAGGCAGAA AGCTCACGAGGAGGCAAATGCTGCACGAAAGCTGACGGTGGAACAGAGGAAAGCAAAGAAGGTGAAAAAGCTGAAGGAAGACATTTCGCAGGGCGTCCACATAGCCGTTTACAG AGTCCGGAATCTGGGTAACCCagcaaagaaattcaaaattGAAGCCAACGCCAGCCAATTGTACTTAACCGGAGTTGTGGTTCTACACAAAGATGTCAATGTGGTGGTGGTAGAAGGAG GTCCCAAAGCACAGAAGAAATTTAAGCGGCTCATGTTACATCGAATAAAATGGGACGAGCAGACGTCAAACACAAAAGGAGACG ACGACGACGAATCTGATGAGGAATCTATGAAAAAAACCAACAAATGTTCCCTGGTTTGGGAG GGCACGGCAAAGGAGCGGAGCTTTGGCGAGATGAAATTCAAGCAGTGTCCTACGGAAAACATGGCACGGGAGCATTTTAAGAAACACGGCACTGAGCATTACTGGGACCTGGCTCTGAGCGAGTCGGTCCTAGAACCCACAGACTGA